The genomic DNA GGAGCTCCTTCTATGGATGCCATCTGCCCGGTCCTTTGAGCTTCTACGAGAGCCTCTTTCCAGGTCCGGGGAGCTCTTCTCTCTTCTCGGGGGTGATGGAACCTACCGAAAAGATTATACAAGATTGTTATTGAGGAATACTTTCATAGATTTAATCGTAACACTTTTATCCACAGGGTGCATTACATAGCAAAATATATGTTAATTTCACAATCATTGCTCCATGAAATTTACACTAGTCTCACAGGAAGAACTCACAATTCTTAACTGAATTTCATAGATATAGCAAACCCAATTTCAAGCTATGGGGCATATATTCACTATTTAGCACATATTAGTGGATCAAAATTGTTGTACTTGTACGTCTAACAATAGGGCCGGAAGAGGAAGAGTTTGTTCGGTTCTGTAATTTGTTTAAAGAAAACGACCATTGCTAGGTCCAATCCTTACAAAACCAAGATTTTTAGACCGCCAGCCAATTCAAACTGTGAACCAATTTTTTGTGGCCAAACATAAGAACAATAATGCAAAAGATCCAAGTTGAGATGCACCACTCCTAACCCACTTTACCAACCAAGGTGCCTTTTCTGATTCTGAAAGTTAGTCTCCTACGGccattttcttttggtttaTTTCTTCTAGCTCCTATCCCGGCAGCCCTTGATTGCTTTTTGTTCACATATTCATAGAATTTTATAATTGCTTGTTATCGATGACATTATTTGTAGAAAAAGTGGATCCGTAGATGCTCAGATCCATGTCCACTACAGTTGTAAAAACTATGATAAATACTGAAAAGAATGATTAAGATATCCACGATAAGCACCAAGCTCTAGTTTATAAATACATGGGTCAATGAGTTCTACCTTTCACCATCAGAAGCACTCTGTTTCTCTGACCAAAGAAATAGACAGAGGTATCACGAGGAGAAGAATACCTGAAATCGTGACATGTATCTCCCTTCCGGTGGAGGCGGAATGCCCAGCCTTTTCAATTCATCATATGGTATAGGCCGACTGCATTCATAAAGGAGAGTGAACACTAAATCAGTAAGACCCAgtaatttctcattttcttttccactgtTTCAGAGTAAGAGAAAGCAATAATTATATGGGGAGAAGCATGATCTGTCTATGGGCTGTCGAAGTAGTCCCAATGACATTAATGAAGCAGAATAGATGAAACAGAAAGAGTTTCATCAAAGACCCAACTTATGGGATTTTTCACCAAGATAAATTCTGATTAGTAATACAAAACTAATCAGCGTGACAGAGGCTACAATCAGGAAAGAAATTTAACctaaagcgtaaaatggaacATGCAGATAATATGACTAGTCTAGCAAATTATAGCTTCAGGGAAGATATTATGGCTAGATCATTCAGCAATAATAACATAGCACTTACTGAagcaaaattaatataaagaaGAAAGCATTAAAAGAATGCTGCTTACAGGGGAGCTCGAAATGGTCTCTCTCGCCCTCCAAATCGAAGCTGACCTGATTCTTTCTTACCACCAAGGCCACCTCCTGCTCATAAAAGAGCAGTCCAGTATCATTTTCTTCTCGTCACAGGGAAGCACGAGACAGAAGGATATGCAGGACTAACCTAACCTTCTAGGTATCCATCCAGGCATTAGCTGTTGTCTGTTGTAATCGACTATAATTTCAGAGTCATCAATAAAGGAATGGTGAGCATCCTGCTAAGTGcggaaagaaaaacaaaatccagTTATATCTAAATACTAGCAATAAGAATGACAAGAAAGTACTCCTAATACTTTAAGAAAGTACAAGCACCTTATATGCACGTCTCATTTCTCTTTCAGTTTCGAATTCAACAAAAGCATAACCTCTTGAGGCTCCGGTCACTGTGAAAAGAGGACAAAGAAAATCAATGAAAGAGtagaaagaataaaaatcCATGACCATGTCACCAGAATGAAAAAATGGATGCAGAAGATCAGTGTAATAAAATGCTCCTAGCTATCTGGTTTGATCCAATTATAAACTGCAAGACACCACCACCAGCGGTCAAGATATATAGAGAATATCTGCTGCTTCCAGAAGCACCATGATACATAAAAGGGCATGAAATGACATGCAACACTTAATTCCTGGCATCGAAATAGCTGCAAGAAATGAAACACTACCGTCTCAAATCCCCGGCTAAttcatgaactttttttttttttttttgaaaataggaAGAAACATTCCTGATATTTACAACTTTTGCAAATTGCTTATTCCAACGGCCACTTTCTCTTTACGGCATAATTGAGCAAACCAATAAAACAATCAATTAGAACAGAAGTTTCCAACTCACCAATGTGCCTCACCAATCTTAGATTTTTCACTCGGCCATATTTGCTCATAGCCTGCAGATAAATTTCACATACTGTTGATCAGCGACTATGGAAACCGCAATTCCTGACTCTTCAGGCGATGCATTCAAACGTTAACACGAATCAGATAGGATCAAGTAGTCCATCCTAAGCGTGACGAATTTGAAGCAGAGCTTCACTGTCTCATAGGTAATTGATCAACATAATCAGACCCACTTACAATTAGCAAACAAGCACCAACTAGAATACTCAATGATTTGATAAGACGCCGACTGGCACAGACCAAGGTGATTAATTTAACATCAATCTCTTCTTCCAGAAACGATGAAAGCTTTAGCTATGAGTAAAAGGGTCACTTCTTCAAAGTGTGTTTTCCAATTGAAATAGAAGTGAGATGGAAATAAAACCTCGCGCAGAGTGCCTTCCGTCGTGAAATGGGAGAGGCGCCCGACGAAGAGAGTGCAGTAAGGGTCTCCGATCACCTTGGGATCGCCGAGCGGGTCATCTGCAAAAGAGAGAATGCGTCGAATTAGAATTGATGAAGTAGAACTTCCTGCCTGCTGTCCTTCGAAATGGGTGGGGGGAATATGATAATTTACAGAGGCCGGCGGAGGAGCAGAGGTGGGCGCGATAGACGGCGTTGTCGTGGGGG from Punica granatum isolate Tunisia-2019 chromosome 2, ASM765513v2, whole genome shotgun sequence includes the following:
- the LOC116198172 gene encoding U11/U12 small nuclear ribonucleoprotein 35 kDa protein, with protein sequence MSNNLNSVFYAESYHPIQAGSIDGTDILPHDNAVYRAHLCSSAGLYDPLGDPKVIGDPYCTLFVGRLSHFTTEGTLREAMSKYGRVKNLRLVRHIVTGASRGYAFVEFETEREMRRAYKDAHHSFIDDSEIIVDYNRQQLMPGWIPRRLGGGLGGKKESGQLRFGGRERPFRAPLRPIPYDELKRLGIPPPPEGRYMSRFQVPSPPRREKSSPDLERGSRRSSKDRADGIHRRSSTDDDAGLEEEYQCHQRNSYSETPIQTEDRYDSYETREDRKHRSSRDKDHRSHHRRRSTDEEEPDSKRSRRSSRDRKEHSHEHRSKRHRHRD